The Phycisphaeraceae bacterium genomic sequence AGGTATCTGAGTTTGAGCCGGGTTGCAGCAGCACCCAGTCAGGAGCGAACTCTGTCGATCCGGGAATCTCCAGACGCAGGATTGGCTCGCCAGCCCCTTCAGCCGCGGGGTGATCCCAATGCTTCGCGGTCAGCCCCGCGATCATCCTCATGCTGTGGCTCCGCTCGGATTGAGACTGTAGCGTTCCAGCACACGTCGGAGATTTCCGCCGAGGATCAGACGTTTTTCCTTTTCACTGATGCGAGCAAAGAGTATCGGTCCCAGCCCCCAGGCAATGGGCAGGTCCGTCAAGTCGGAGCCGAACATGAATCGATCCGCACCGATTGCCGCGACAACCTCTTCCACACATCGCGGCGGATGCACCGGACAGGTGCAGACATAGAGGTTGTCATATTTCTTCATGACCTGGGCATAGGCCGTCGTTGTGTGACCGGTAAAAAAGCAGGCGTCAGGATAGGTGCGCACGAGTCGCTCCATCTGTGCTGCGCCGCCCCAGTAATGGTTGAGGATGATTTGCCGCTGCTCGTGTGCCCACTGGCAGGCGACATCGATGTTAGGCCCTTCTTCCGGGTAGCCCTGGTAGGAGGGAATCAGCTTGACGCCGCGCATACCCAGTTCGGCGCAGCGTTCCAATTCACGGCGCATCGCTTCAGGACCACGATGCGGATTAAGCATGGTGAAGCCGACAAAACGAGTCGGGTGGCGGCGGATGGCCGCGATCACCTGATTGTTGCCGTAAATCTCGTCAGAGAAAACACCCGACAAACTGAAGACGCAAACTTGCTCCACGCCCAGCCGATCCATCTCGCGGACCATGTCATCAACGTGTCCATCAGGTACGTGATAGTGCGCAGAGCTGTCACCCAGATGCCCGTGGTTATCGTGGATATGGATGCTTTCGGGCCGGTGTCCTGTGCGCCCCCACGCGACCAACTCGTCAACAGGCGGCTTAGGCTCAACTTTCGGATGTTCAGGCTTGCACCAGCGGATCAGACGACGGAGATTGTCGCCGGCGATCTGACGCTTGGCCTGGTCGTCGATCTCCGCGCAGGCTACGGTTGCGAGTGTGGCAGGCTGGCCCAGATGAGGCCAGTTGGACCCAAACAGCAACCGTTCGCTGCCAAAGCGTTTCGTCAGGTACTCGATGCCGTGATGCAGCCAGTAGCAGCTCAGTTCCAGATGCAGATTTGGGCAGGCTTCCATCGCACGGTAGAGCGTGCGCTGAGTGCGGCGAATGCGGAACTCACTGACGATGACCGGCAGTGTCGGCCA encodes the following:
- a CDS encoding amidohydrolase family protein, with amino-acid sequence MTNWNFFDARCKVGLHCKQTTDDLSPYSVDHLLADMDHHGVAEALVLDCLSVEATPKDGNPRILEVAARSPRLHPAWVALPPGTNEMPAPDEMIRQMRQHRVAAVYLLPNQYYHPLTDWCVDDLLGPLAEAGVPLFISPDEIGPGWLAADHSDWPAVVALCKRWPTLPVIVSEFRIRRTQRTLYRAMEACPNLHLELSCYWLHHGIEYLTKRFGSERLLFGSNWPHLGQPATLATVACAEIDDQAKRQIAGDNLRRLIRWCKPEHPKVEPKPPVDELVAWGRTGHRPESIHIHDNHGHLGDSSAHYHVPDGHVDDMVREMDRLGVEQVCVFSLSGVFSDEIYGNNQVIAAIRRHPTRFVGFTMLNPHRGPEAMRRELERCAELGMRGVKLIPSYQGYPEEGPNIDVACQWAHEQRQIILNHYWGGAAQMERLVRTYPDACFFTGHTTTAYAQVMKKYDNLYVCTCPVHPPRCVEEVVAAIGADRFMFGSDLTDLPIAWGLGPILFARISEKEKRLILGGNLRRVLERYSLNPSGATA